ttaatttttagtttggtGTCATAGTATAATAAtcaatgtaataaaaattatgcaCTAAAAAAAGTATCACAGGCATCAATATGTTAAATGATCTTATTTAATAAACTTAAAGTAAAGTGAACGTGTGAACCAACCGAATAAACGACATCAATAGATATTTATATGGTTAACTAGATGTCCTAAAGGTAGTAAGTAGTTGAATGATCATTACCTTTGTTAGGTGATCGTTACCTTTGTTTCCTGTTTCATCTGTTAACGTCCATGCATTAGGAACTTGTATGTCGGTGAGACATTAGTTTTGGGGCATATTCGCTTCCCAAAGCTTCATATGATTGTCTAACACTTCATGGaaccaattttgtttttctggTTCATTTCGAAATATAACATTGAGTGATTTTAGATCTAACTGTAGTATGGCATCGTTTCCTAAAAGACTATCTAGAGTTCGAAGCAAAGTGCCATTGCCATGTAGTTTAAGTAGCGTAACATATTTGACCAGTAAGTACTCATATTGAAGTTTTCGGCGAGCCCATCTTTCAACGGTAATGTTGGCACTAGCTGATCTTATTTGGCCCAAGTGTTCGGCAACCCAGGGTGCAAACAAGTGATAGAGATCTTGTTTTGATAGAGCATTGATGCCTTTGGTCTTTATTCGTTCCTTAATCATTTGATAGTTTTTACGATTGTAAACGAATACCTGAAAAcatagaatattttaaatatacgtAAGTAGTATATAGTAAGTATTTTTCGATAATCCACAATTATATTTACTTGATATAAGGAGTTTCCAGTTGTATATGAGTTGATGTAATGTGTTCccacattttcgaaaaattttacagcCGTTGTAACGTTTCCTGTTACAATTTCGTTCATTCTCTCTCGCACATCGTTTTCAAGTGTCAAATTTTGGGGTAATTCTGACTTGAATTTGCCAGTCTCTCGAAATCGTACAACACGCACAAGAACGTACGAGTAATCGCCCTGTATAAAGGATGTATTAATGCCAAGTTTCTTGGCTGCATTATCTGGAAACCAGCCGCCTGTGAACGCTTCCCAAGGTCTGTCTAATCGCTCTATAGTGAAGTCACGAAAGTAAGCTTGGTACAGTTGTCGGCGGTTGTCACAAAATTCCATATGAAAATCGCCATGAAATACACCTGGCGTATTCTGTTCTTGACTCTCACCCAAATGACTCAAATCctgcaattaaataaataatgaaaacattaTCATCCTCCTCCTCCTCCTCCTCCCGTTGTAcgtttatttaattcatttcaaaatgtACGCACTTTGTATATATTCCGGGTAGGTTCTTTAAACAGCCATCTGACATCTTCATTGGTATCATTGGTCGGAATAACACGCATCGATATTCCCAAATAACCAAATCGCACAAATACGTTTAAAGCTTTTCCCACTCTAAGCTGCGATTCTCGACTACTACCCAGCCGTGCACATGTGGCCACTAATATCAGTGTTAACTGCCAAAACAACCCATTTTTTGGGTTCATTGCTTCCTATAAACTACCTTGTACAATGGACTATATCATATGTATACGAGTATAAGCCGATATACATCAGtctagaaataataataaaaaattatattaaaaaattgttttcgagCTATGCTATGAAAGGAAATACTATAGATGAATATTGCTGTACGTcgatccttaactttaaaagaACATAATGTATGGGTGAGTATTTATCACATTGCCAATAAACATTTAacttttaacatacatatacataatatgtataaaagccatatatgtatgtatatgtagggTGGCTCCAAAATTAAAGTTGCGGATGTTCccgactaaaattaaaatttgattcattctaagactacgttttgaaattgtttcgtcCTGGgatcaatatttggcgagctggatcaaaggatataaaggtccttttttacattttttccatatttcttccaatggaagtatatgtaaatttggtatcatatgaagaaaggtctttgagagacgcattcaattggttattagaaatttaaaaaaaaattttaatttaaaaattttcgacaaaattttattttttttttattttttcatagaatttattcaaatagaatttattcaaatgtaatttcaccgaaatggtttttctcgttttttaaaattttaaatttttctcgtttgaaaaaattaaaaaaaaagaaattaaattttgtcgaaaatttttaaattaaattttttttaaaatttctaataaccaattgaatgagtctctcaaagacctttcatatgataccaaatttacatatacttcctttggaagaaatatggacacaatttaaaaaacctcaaaaaggacctttttatcctttggtccagctcgccaaatattgaccccaggacgaaacaatttcaaaacgtagtcatagaatgaatcaaattttagttttaggcggaaacatcgataccttattttttctccatacaaacggggccaccaTAATGTACATAAATTTTCGCATAATCCTTTGCCAATAGCACAGTCAAAAATGtttcttaataataaataagataaaaatacAACATGAGATTTGAATGAGTCCTTGTtgcaaataatacaaaaataaattttttattgcacCAAAAAGCATTATTTCGAAGGAAATATCCTTAACAATTAATAGTgatatattcgactgtgccaaATACTTTAACATAAAGGACAaatgtttggtgaaaaaatagtttttagaaaaaacaagttttcTCAACTCAAAACGAATTTTGtcagtttaattttgtttgtttgtatgtatgtttgttattGTCGGTATTATtgcattttctaaacaaaacgcTTTTTATAAACTGGTCTGGTTACCtttcaaatctttaaaaaatttccacatTAAGAACGCTGGTTAGTTGCTTTATTTTGAGACTTatcaattattgtttttatcatACATACAGTGACGACAACTCA
The nucleotide sequence above comes from Calliphora vicina chromosome 1, idCalVici1.1, whole genome shotgun sequence. Encoded proteins:
- the tsl gene encoding torso-like protein; the protein is MNPKNGLFWQLTLILVATCARLGSSRESQLRVGKALNVFVRFGYLGISMRVIPTNDTNEDVRWLFKEPTRNIYKDLSHLGESQEQNTPGVFHGDFHMEFCDNRRQLYQAYFRDFTIERLDRPWEAFTGGWFPDNAAKKLGINTSFIQGDYSYVLVRVVRFRETGKFKSELPQNLTLENDVRERMNEIVTGNVTTAVKFFENVGTHYINSYTTGNSLYQVFVYNRKNYQMIKERIKTKGINALSKQDLYHLFAPWVAEHLGQIRSASANITVERWARRKLQYEYLLVKYVTLLKLHGNGTLLRTLDSLLGNDAILQLDLKSLNVIFRNEPEKQNWFHEVLDNHMKLWEANMPQN